In Burkholderia sp. NRF60-BP8, a single window of DNA contains:
- a CDS encoding gamma-glutamyltransferase family protein produces MTDFNWHNPYPSTRIPVFARNVVSTSHPLAAQAGLRMLWKGGNAVDAALAAAAAITVVEPVSCGLGGDAFALVWDGERLSGLNASGVAPAAWNVDYFRKRHGANARGIANQPTRGWDTVTVPGVIAGWEALHAKFGSLPFADLLEPAIEIAERGYSVSPIVAHKWAAAVPELQGLPGFADTFMPRGRAPLVGERMCLPGHAQTLRTLAKDGARAFYEGALAERIAAFAREGGGALTEADLRAYRPEWVEPIGKRFGRHTIHEIPPNGQGIAALIALGIAEHAGATEWPVDSVDSQHLQIEAMKLAFADVYRYVADPRAMDVTPEQMLDDAYLAERAKLIDPARATHFAAGRPHSGGTIYLSAADERGMMVSFIQSNYMGFGSGLVVPGTGIALQNRGHGFSMDPASPNVVAGGKRPFHTIIPAFVTEEANGRTEAVMSFGVMGGDMQPQGHLQTVVRMLGYGQQPQAACCAPRWKVNRDFTLDVEATMNRATVDALAARGHTIKSIDDPYMDFGSGQFVWRLDPDDPERGYVAASDSRRDGLAAGF; encoded by the coding sequence ATGACTGATTTCAACTGGCACAACCCGTATCCGTCGACCCGCATCCCGGTGTTCGCGCGCAACGTCGTGTCGACGTCGCACCCGCTTGCCGCGCAGGCCGGGCTGCGGATGCTGTGGAAGGGCGGTAACGCGGTGGATGCGGCGCTGGCCGCGGCCGCCGCGATCACGGTCGTCGAGCCCGTGTCGTGCGGGCTCGGCGGCGACGCATTCGCGCTCGTGTGGGACGGCGAGCGGCTGTCCGGGCTGAATGCATCGGGCGTCGCGCCGGCCGCGTGGAACGTCGACTACTTCCGCAAGCGCCACGGCGCCAACGCGCGCGGCATCGCGAACCAGCCGACGCGCGGCTGGGACACGGTCACCGTGCCGGGCGTGATCGCGGGCTGGGAAGCGCTGCACGCGAAGTTCGGTTCGCTGCCGTTCGCGGACCTGCTCGAGCCGGCGATCGAGATCGCGGAGCGCGGCTATTCGGTGTCGCCGATCGTCGCGCACAAGTGGGCGGCGGCCGTTCCGGAACTGCAGGGCCTGCCCGGCTTCGCGGACACCTTCATGCCGCGCGGCCGCGCGCCGCTCGTTGGCGAACGCATGTGCCTGCCCGGTCATGCGCAGACGCTGCGCACGCTCGCGAAGGACGGTGCGCGTGCGTTCTACGAAGGCGCGCTCGCCGAGCGTATCGCCGCGTTCGCGCGCGAAGGCGGCGGGGCGCTGACCGAAGCCGACTTGCGTGCGTACCGGCCGGAATGGGTCGAGCCGATCGGCAAGCGCTTCGGCCGCCACACGATTCACGAGATCCCGCCGAACGGGCAGGGCATCGCCGCGCTGATCGCGCTCGGCATCGCCGAGCACGCGGGCGCGACCGAATGGCCGGTCGACTCGGTCGATTCGCAGCATCTGCAGATCGAGGCGATGAAGCTCGCGTTCGCGGACGTCTATCGCTACGTCGCCGATCCGCGCGCGATGGACGTCACGCCCGAACAGATGCTCGACGACGCCTATCTCGCGGAACGCGCGAAGCTGATCGATCCTGCACGCGCGACGCACTTCGCCGCCGGCCGCCCGCATTCGGGCGGCACGATCTACCTGTCGGCGGCCGACGAACGCGGCATGATGGTGAGCTTCATCCAGTCGAACTACATGGGCTTCGGTTCGGGGCTCGTCGTGCCCGGCACGGGCATTGCGCTGCAGAACCGCGGGCACGGCTTCTCGATGGACCCGGCTTCGCCGAACGTCGTCGCGGGCGGCAAGCGGCCGTTCCACACGATCATCCCGGCGTTCGTCACCGAGGAAGCCAACGGCCGCACCGAGGCCGTGATGAGCTTCGGCGTGATGGGCGGCGACATGCAGCCGCAGGGCCACCTGCAGACCGTCGTGCGGATGCTCGGCTATGGCCAGCAGCCGCAGGCCGCATGTTGCGCGCCGCGCTGGAAGGTCAACCGCGACTTCACGCTCGACGTCGAGGCGACGATGAACCGCGCGACGGTCGACGCGCTGGCTGCCCGCGGCCACACGATCAAGTCGATCGACGATCCTTACATGGATTTCGGTTCGGGGCAGTTCGTCTGGCGCCTCGATCCCGACGATCCGGAGCGCGGCTACGTGGCCGCGAGCGACAGCCGGCGCGATGGGCTCGCGGCCGGTTTCTGA
- a CDS encoding DeoR/GlpR family DNA-binding transcription regulator encodes MTRDPRLTLNARQQELLEWVQRDGFVTVDDLAAHFAVTPQTIRRDVNWLADLNLLRRYHGGASLPTSSENVSYTARQRMFHDEKRRIAALAASHIPDQASLFINLGTTTEEVARALNRHHGLHVITNNLNVASMMSGYPDCEVLITGGIVRPWDKGIVGELAIDFIRQFKVDYAIIGTSAIEADGTLRDFDTREVRVAEAIMQHARTVYLVTDHSKVGRPALVRQGHLSQVHALFTDKPLPPDMADTVAAAGTQVYVAE; translated from the coding sequence ATGACCCGAGATCCCCGCCTCACCCTCAACGCGCGCCAGCAGGAACTGCTCGAATGGGTGCAGCGCGACGGCTTCGTGACCGTCGACGATCTCGCCGCGCACTTCGCGGTGACGCCGCAGACGATCCGCCGCGACGTGAACTGGCTCGCCGACCTGAACCTGCTGCGCCGCTACCACGGCGGCGCGAGCCTGCCGACCAGCTCGGAGAACGTGTCGTATACGGCGCGCCAGCGGATGTTCCACGACGAGAAGCGGCGCATCGCGGCGCTCGCGGCGTCGCACATCCCCGACCAGGCGTCGCTGTTCATCAACCTCGGCACGACGACCGAGGAAGTCGCGCGCGCGCTGAACCGCCATCACGGGCTGCACGTGATCACGAACAACCTGAACGTCGCGTCGATGATGAGCGGCTACCCCGACTGCGAGGTGCTGATCACGGGCGGCATCGTGCGGCCGTGGGACAAGGGCATCGTCGGCGAGCTCGCGATCGACTTCATCCGCCAGTTCAAGGTCGACTACGCGATCATCGGCACGTCGGCGATCGAGGCCGACGGCACGCTGCGCGATTTCGACACGCGCGAGGTGCGCGTCGCCGAGGCGATCATGCAGCATGCGCGCACGGTCTACCTCGTGACCGACCATTCGAAGGTCGGCCGCCCGGCGCTCGTGCGCCAGGGCCATCTGAGCCAGGTGCACGCGCTTTTCACCGACAAGCCGCTGCCGCCCGACATGGCCGACACGGTGGCCGCCGCCGGCACCCAGGTGTACGTCGCGGAATGA